In Asterias rubens chromosome 2, eAstRub1.3, whole genome shotgun sequence, the sequence ATGTACCCTTTTTAAAGTCAATTCTATGGACACTCATATCAAGTGCATCCTCTAAGTTTGAGCTAGTGTTTGGAGTACTGTTTTGTACACCATCAATGACCGATGTCAccataatgtttgtttttgatgaCGACTGTCTTCTGTTTGCAAACTTTTTGGGGAATATACCAGTTTTCACATGCTTTCTTATGGTTATGTATACCTTTCTGTAGCATATAATGATTATAAATAATGCAGACATGAAGCATAGTACCTGGAACACCAGTGTTATTTGACCCGTCAACGGTGAAGGCGCGAAAAGTTCAACAATTCCCGCCACGTTGATGGTCGCCGAGTAGAAAACGCAGCATACCACTGCAACGTGCGCCCGTTTTCGATTGAAGAAACGCCGTTGTGGTCGGCAGACGCAGTCGTACCGATCAAACGCGATCACGCTGGTGATCATCAGCGAAGACGCAATCGcggtaaataacaacaaatctgtgcaacCGTTGTACTCAGGACGTATGTGTCGGTTGATTAAAAGACAGCTTGAGGCGGCCCTGAAGATCATGAACAAACAAGAGAAGAGGTCCGCCCAGGCTAGCCCCATGATGAGCACCGTTGTGCTGGTCTTAAATGGTTTAGCCCAGTACACACGAAGGATGAGACAATTACCAGGAAGTCCAACTATCATCACCAGTGGGTAGAACACTAACGTGAAGATCTCCACTACAAGGGAACATGTCTGTTCTACAACCACGGTGTCATTTATCTGCGTTTCATACATCGTGAAAAGATTCAAATCGAGTTATGAAAACAATTGGGAATTAGATCAGTGATCCACAACAAAATTCGAGAACTTCACTCTCCTATTTAGAAGAGAAAAACACTCTCCGATCCTGTGATTTCCTCTGTTAAGATTGAAATAGGGTTCTGCGTAAGTTTAGGTATTGTTTCAGTGATCCACGAAATCTTTTAAAGACTTCTCTCTCACGAGAGATAATAAAACACCATCCAAAAACTGTTAGTGATGTATCTCCACTAGCTGAAAACAACAGACGGAAATTGAAAACGATACTCCCGTGCGGATCGACAATGCTTAGAGAGTTTTATCGGTTCGGGAGGAACAGCGGACGGGTCCGGTGTGCTCACGCACGCTCCGACGCAACTGACTGATAACTAACTGACCGCGTTCGGTCACATCACACTGTTGGCTGATTTGTCATCATTCTGACAAGAGGCACGAACTGGAAGTGTACAAACACGGGTTGCATGACCATGGTGCTACTACTAAATAACCATCAAAAGGCATGTAAAATACCTTTTTATTTCCAACGTCACAACTCGATGTTGGAAAGCTGCTAACGGTTAGCAGTGctgtcaaataaataaaatttctcAGTAAGCAGAAAA encodes:
- the LOC117307421 gene encoding tyramine receptor 1-like → MYETQINDTVVVEQTCSLVVEIFTLVFYPLVMIVGLPGNCLILRVYWAKPFKTSTTVLIMGLAWADLFSCLFMIFRAASSCLLINRHIRPEYNGCTDLLLFTAIASSLMITSVIAFDRYDCVCRPQRRFFNRKRAHVAVVCCVFYSATINVAGIVELFAPSPLTGQITLVFQVLCFMSALFIIIICYRKVYITIRKHVKTGIFPKKFANRRQSSSKTNIMVTSVIDGVQNSTPNTSSNLEDALDMSVHRIDFKKGTLTKQAWIHEPSSDVSTERRVTPANSISVPKDNFLIRERNILAANNAGTHASTSTLVTTSVKQSIRPAVNPIQASGEMPVSEPSPSADRDEKPPTVPKRPVTSLQRKTTRMLLITSVVFLISWLPRWAYVALLVVDQSPMVVVHPNVMLGVGLSSLLEYINHAINPFIYGFANRRFKKDCKIELQKLRC